One region of Sphingomonas abietis genomic DNA includes:
- the ald gene encoding alanine dehydrogenase translates to MLVGVPKEIKNHEYRVGLTPGAIREYVAHGHSVIVETGAGAGIGASDDVYRAAGAEIVATAADVFARAAVVVKVKEPQPSEWVQLRPDQILFTYLHLAPDPEQAKGLMASGCTAVAYETVTDALGGLPLLAPMSEVAGRLSIEAAGTALKAVSGGRGLLLGGVPGVPAARVVVLGGGVVGTHAARMAVGLGAEVSIVDRSIPRLRQLDELFAGRVRTRVSTIASIEEEISAADVVIGAVLVPGASAPKLVTRAMLGLMKPRAVLVDVAIDQGGCFETSHATTHADPTYEVDGIIHYCVANMPGAVPLTSSHALNNATLPYGLALAKDGAAAFDTNPGLKEGLNVQGGRIVNKVVADSLHFA, encoded by the coding sequence ATGCTCGTCGGCGTTCCCAAGGAGATCAAGAATCACGAGTATCGCGTCGGGCTGACGCCGGGGGCGATCCGCGAATATGTCGCCCACGGGCATAGCGTGATCGTGGAGACCGGCGCGGGTGCCGGCATCGGTGCCTCCGATGATGTCTACCGCGCCGCCGGCGCCGAGATCGTCGCCACCGCCGCCGACGTGTTCGCCCGTGCCGCCGTGGTGGTGAAGGTCAAGGAGCCGCAACCCTCCGAATGGGTGCAGCTGCGCCCCGACCAAATCCTGTTCACCTATCTCCACCTCGCCCCCGATCCGGAGCAGGCCAAGGGTCTGATGGCATCGGGCTGCACCGCCGTCGCCTATGAGACCGTCACCGATGCGCTGGGCGGGCTCCCATTGCTCGCGCCGATGAGCGAAGTCGCCGGGCGGCTGTCGATCGAGGCGGCCGGCACAGCGCTCAAAGCGGTCTCCGGCGGGCGCGGCCTGCTGCTCGGCGGCGTGCCGGGCGTACCGGCTGCACGCGTGGTCGTGCTCGGCGGCGGCGTCGTCGGCACCCATGCGGCGCGCATGGCGGTCGGCCTCGGCGCCGAGGTGTCGATCGTCGATCGCTCGATCCCGCGCCTGCGCCAGCTCGACGAGCTGTTCGCCGGCCGGGTCCGCACCCGCGTCTCGACCATCGCCTCGATCGAGGAGGAAATCTCCGCCGCCGACGTGGTGATCGGCGCGGTGCTGGTGCCGGGCGCATCCGCCCCCAAGCTCGTCACCCGCGCCATGCTCGGCCTGATGAAGCCGCGCGCGGTGCTGGTCGACGTCGCCATCGACCAGGGCGGATGCTTCGAGACGAGCCATGCGACCACCCATGCCGATCCCACCTACGAGGTCGACGGCATCATCCATTATTGCGTGGCCAACATGCCCGGCGCGGTGCCGCTGACGTCGAGCCACGCGCTCAACAATGCGACGCTGCCTTACGGCCTCGCGCTGGCCAAGGACGGCGCCGCGGCGTTCGACACCAATCCGGGCCTCAAGGAAGGCCTGAACGTGCAGGGCGGCCGGATCGTCAACAAGGTGGTCGCCGACAGCCTCCACTTCGCCTGA
- a CDS encoding nucleotidyltransferase family protein translates to MIAANRVALVLLAAGQSTRFGSADKLTALLDAVPLGLQVARRLAPLRFVQRVAVIAAGSPDYRGLGFEIVVNDEPALGQARSIRLGVEAVGEAVDAALILLADMPRVTASHIEALLARYEEGADIVASSNGGIAMPPALFGRVHFESLCILAGDKGARALLDRATLISGPPAMLMDVDTQADLAEARRLSS, encoded by the coding sequence ATGATCGCGGCGAACCGGGTTGCGCTGGTGTTGCTCGCGGCAGGGCAATCGACGCGCTTCGGTTCGGCGGACAAGCTGACGGCCCTGCTCGACGCTGTACCGCTCGGTCTTCAGGTCGCACGCCGCCTTGCTCCACTCCGCTTTGTGCAAAGGGTCGCAGTGATCGCGGCGGGATCGCCGGATTATCGGGGGCTGGGCTTCGAGATCGTCGTCAACGACGAGCCTGCGCTGGGCCAAGCGCGATCGATCCGGCTCGGGGTCGAGGCGGTGGGCGAGGCCGTCGATGCCGCCCTGATCCTGCTGGCCGACATGCCCCGCGTCACCGCAAGCCATATCGAGGCGTTGCTGGCGCGCTATGAAGAGGGGGCCGACATCGTCGCGTCCAGCAATGGCGGCATCGCCATGCCGCCGGCCTTGTTCGGCCGCGTTCATTTCGAATCATTATGCATCCTGGCCGGGGACAAAGGCGCGCGTGCCTTGCTCGATCGGGCGACGCTGATCTCAGGGCCGCCGGCCATGCTGATGGACGTGGACACGCAGGCGGACCTTGCGGAGGCGCGGCGGCTATCTTCCTGA
- a CDS encoding XdhC family protein — protein sequence MADNDSVFSAYHHWQGGPMAIATVLSTWGSAPRPRGSHMLVHADGRLEGSVSGGCVEGEVLAVAAEVIASGRPQRHRYGVTADSAWQVGLPCGGDIEVLVQPVGEAGFPPALFDAIETARAEGRSLPVRTDLASGASMIGEAPDGDAFVNRYPPPRRLLIVGAVQIAQSLVGIARTLGIRPVVIDPRARFLTAERFPDVDLDDRWPDEAIAAFRPDPATAVVTLSHDIKIDDPALFAALSAPTGYVAALGSRRSHAARRERLAALGVAAADLDRIDGPAGIDIGAIGAAEIALSVAAGMVSALARASE from the coding sequence ATGGCCGATAACGACAGCGTCTTCTCCGCATATCATCACTGGCAGGGCGGCCCGATGGCGATCGCCACGGTTCTCTCGACCTGGGGGTCCGCACCGCGCCCGCGCGGCAGCCACATGCTCGTCCACGCCGATGGGCGGCTGGAGGGATCGGTGTCGGGGGGCTGTGTCGAGGGCGAGGTGCTGGCCGTCGCGGCGGAGGTGATCGCGAGCGGTCGGCCGCAACGCCATCGCTATGGCGTGACCGCCGATTCGGCTTGGCAAGTCGGGTTGCCATGTGGCGGCGATATCGAGGTGCTGGTCCAGCCTGTGGGCGAGGCTGGTTTCCCGCCGGCGCTGTTCGATGCGATTGAGACGGCTCGGGCAGAGGGGCGATCGCTGCCGGTGCGAACCGATCTCGCCAGTGGCGCGAGCATGATCGGCGAAGCACCCGATGGCGATGCCTTCGTCAACCGCTACCCGCCGCCGCGCCGGCTACTGATCGTGGGAGCGGTCCAGATCGCCCAGTCGTTGGTGGGGATCGCGCGAACATTGGGCATCCGGCCGGTGGTGATCGATCCGCGTGCCCGCTTCCTGACCGCCGAGCGTTTCCCCGATGTCGATCTGGACGATCGTTGGCCGGATGAGGCGATCGCGGCGTTCCGCCCGGATCCGGCGACGGCGGTGGTGACGCTCAGCCATGACATCAAGATCGATGATCCCGCCCTGTTCGCGGCCTTGTCCGCGCCGACCGGCTATGTCGCGGCTTTGGGCTCGCGGCGCAGCCATGCGGCACGGCGCGAGCGGCTGGCGGCGCTGGGCGTGGCGGCAGCCGATCTCGATCGCATCGATGGGCCGGCCGGCATCGATATCGGCGCGATCGGTGCTGCCGAGATCGCATTGTCGGTGGCGGCTGGAATGGTGTCGGCGCTGGCGCGGGCATCGGAATGA
- the folE gene encoding GTP cyclohydrolase I FolE: MTQHPEDGDLVAETPKLPVPDDVAEAIRTLIRWAGDDPSREGLLDTPKRVARAWKEYCSGYGNDPGYHLSRTFEEVGGYDDVVLLKDIPFQSHCEHHMAPIIGKASIAYLPKDRVVGISKLARVLQGFARRLQVQERLTAQVADCIWDKLQPAGVAVVIEASHACMTARGVRTPGVGMVTSRMLGVFRDDERSRQEVLSLMGY, translated from the coding sequence ATGACGCAACACCCCGAGGATGGCGATCTGGTCGCCGAAACCCCCAAACTGCCGGTGCCGGACGATGTGGCGGAGGCGATCCGCACGCTGATCCGCTGGGCCGGCGATGATCCCTCGCGCGAAGGCCTGCTCGATACCCCCAAGCGGGTGGCGCGCGCATGGAAGGAATATTGCTCGGGCTATGGCAATGATCCCGGCTACCATCTGTCCCGGACGTTCGAGGAGGTGGGCGGTTACGACGATGTCGTGCTGCTGAAGGACATCCCGTTTCAGTCGCATTGCGAGCATCATATGGCGCCGATCATCGGCAAGGCCTCGATCGCCTATCTGCCCAAGGACCGCGTGGTCGGCATCTCCAAGCTGGCGCGCGTGCTCCAGGGGTTCGCGCGCAGGCTCCAGGTGCAGGAGCGGCTGACCGCGCAGGTCGCCGACTGCATCTGGGACAAGCTCCAGCCGGCCGGCGTCGCGGTGGTGATCGAGGCAAGCCACGCCTGCATGACCGCGCGCGGGGTGCGGACGCCCGGCGTCGGCATGGTGACCAGCCGGATGCTCGGCGTATTCCGCGACGATGAGCGCAGCCGCCAGGAAGTGCTCAGCCTGATGGGCTATTGA
- the wrbA gene encoding NAD(P)H:quinone oxidoreductase: protein MAKVLVLYHSAYGHIEQMAEAMAEGVRAGGAEAVIRRVPETVPEEVAKASYFKLDQKAEIATVAELEDYDAIIIGVGTRFGRMPSQMATFLDQAGGLWARGALNGKVGAAFVSTASQHGGQETTLFSVITNLLHFGLTIVGLPYSFQGQLKVDEVTGGSPYGATTIAAGDGSRQPSATELDGARHQGELVAKTAIKIFG from the coding sequence ATGGCGAAGGTTCTGGTCCTCTATCATTCCGCTTACGGGCATATCGAGCAGATGGCCGAAGCCATGGCGGAAGGCGTGCGGGCCGGCGGTGCCGAGGCGGTGATCCGTCGGGTGCCCGAAACCGTGCCGGAAGAGGTCGCCAAGGCGTCCTACTTCAAGCTCGACCAGAAGGCCGAGATCGCGACCGTCGCGGAGCTCGAGGATTATGATGCGATCATCATCGGCGTCGGCACCCGTTTCGGGCGTATGCCCTCGCAGATGGCGACCTTCCTCGATCAGGCCGGCGGCCTGTGGGCACGCGGCGCGCTCAACGGCAAGGTCGGCGCGGCCTTCGTCTCGACTGCCAGCCAGCATGGCGGGCAGGAGACCACGCTGTTCTCGGTCATCACCAACCTGCTGCATTTCGGCCTCACCATCGTCGGCCTACCCTACAGCTTCCAGGGTCAGCTCAAGGTCGACGAAGTGACCGGCGGATCGCCTTATGGCGCCACCACGATCGCGGCAGGCGATGGTTCGCGCCAGCCGAGCGCCACCGAACTCGACGGCGCCCGCCACCAGGGCGAGCTGGTCGCGAAGACGGCGATCAAGATCTTCGGCTAA
- a CDS encoding DUF1178 family protein: MIVFDLACSSGHVFEAWFGSQADYDDQHARHLVSCPICGDGDVGKAPMAPRISTGGKGAPDARAVMQAMMMAQAKMLAGSEDVGSRFAAEARAIHVGDAENRVIHGQATPTEAKMLVEEGVPVAPLPFPVRDPARDN, encoded by the coding sequence ATGATCGTCTTCGATCTCGCTTGCTCGTCCGGTCATGTGTTCGAGGCGTGGTTCGGTAGCCAGGCCGACTATGACGATCAACACGCGCGCCACCTGGTCTCCTGCCCGATCTGCGGGGACGGGGATGTGGGCAAGGCGCCGATGGCGCCGCGCATTTCGACGGGCGGCAAAGGCGCGCCGGATGCGAGGGCCGTGATGCAGGCGATGATGATGGCACAGGCGAAGATGCTCGCCGGCTCCGAGGATGTCGGCTCCCGATTCGCCGCCGAAGCACGGGCCATCCATGTCGGTGATGCCGAGAATAGGGTGATCCACGGCCAGGCCACGCCGACCGAAGCGAAGATGTTGGTCGAAGAGGGCGTGCCGGTCGCGCCGCTGCCCTTTCCGGTGCGCGATCCGGCGCGGGACAATTGA
- a CDS encoding carbon-nitrogen hydrolase family protein, whose amino-acid sequence MRIAVLQMTSGIDPAANARTLVSAMDEAAAGGAAILFTPEMSGLLDRDRRRGAASIVGEADDVVLAAARAAAARLGLWVQLGSLALRPGGDETRYVNRGFLIDAGGDIRTRYDKLHLFDVDLATGESWRESAAYAPGAGAVVAETPAGKLGFSICYDMRFPDLYRALSNAGAEILAVPAAFTVPTGQAHWHVLLRARAIEAGCFVIAAAQVGEHEDGRLTYGHSLVIDPWGEVLLDMDEATGVGFAEIDLDRLRDVRARIPALKHRRPIPDVAQA is encoded by the coding sequence ATGCGGATCGCCGTCCTCCAGATGACCAGCGGGATCGATCCCGCCGCCAATGCCCGCACGCTCGTGTCCGCGATGGACGAAGCGGCCGCGGGGGGTGCCGCGATCCTGTTCACGCCGGAGATGAGCGGTCTGCTGGATCGCGATCGCCGGCGCGGGGCGGCGTCGATCGTCGGCGAGGCGGACGATGTCGTGCTCGCGGCGGCCCGCGCGGCGGCGGCGCGGCTCGGGCTGTGGGTGCAACTCGGTTCGCTGGCGCTGCGGCCGGGCGGTGACGAGACCCGCTACGTCAATCGCGGCTTCCTGATCGACGCCGGCGGCGACATCCGCACCCGCTACGACAAGCTCCATCTGTTCGACGTCGATCTCGCGACCGGCGAGAGCTGGCGTGAATCCGCGGCCTATGCGCCGGGGGCCGGCGCGGTGGTGGCGGAGACGCCGGCAGGGAAGCTGGGTTTCTCGATCTGCTACGATATGCGTTTTCCCGATCTTTATCGCGCGCTCAGCAATGCCGGTGCCGAGATTCTCGCCGTGCCGGCTGCGTTCACGGTGCCGACCGGTCAGGCGCATTGGCATGTGCTGTTGCGGGCTCGCGCGATCGAGGCGGGATGCTTCGTGATCGCCGCCGCGCAGGTGGGCGAGCATGAGGATGGCCGTCTGACTTATGGCCACTCGCTGGTGATCGATCCGTGGGGCGAGGTCTTGCTCGACATGGACGAGGCGACCGGCGTCGGCTTCGCCGAGATCGACCTCGATCGCCTCCGCGACGTGCGCGCGCGGATTCCGGCACTGAAGCATCGCCGGCCGATCCCCGACGTGGCGCAGGCATGA
- the grxC gene encoding glutaredoxin 3, which produces MAKIEMYTKMGCPYCSRARQLLASKGAAYEEIDITMGGPKRQEMLERAPGHTTVPSIFIDGQHVGGSDDIAALDAKGELDRLLAA; this is translated from the coding sequence ATGGCCAAAATCGAGATGTATACCAAGATGGGCTGCCCCTATTGCTCGCGGGCGCGGCAGCTGCTGGCGTCCAAGGGCGCCGCCTATGAGGAGATCGACATCACCATGGGTGGCCCGAAGCGGCAGGAGATGCTGGAGCGCGCACCGGGGCACACCACCGTTCCCTCGATCTTCATCGACGGCCAGCATGTCGGCGGGTCGGACGATATCGCCGCGCTCGACGCGAAGGGCGAGTTGGATCGGCTGCTGGCCGCCTGA
- a CDS encoding ComF family protein — protein sequence MASSAARLLRIVCSTTLDVILPPRCPGCGLIVDGDHRFCVDCWQKLEFLGSPACMRCAVPLPHDLGVDAMCGACHADPPAFDRAAAAVAYGEVARTVALRLKYGGRPGVARMMAKQMARLVGEVPPDTLVVPVPLHRWRLWSRGYNQALLIARGVADRAGLECAPDLLIRARATPVLRGLGRKDRAKAVAGVFAMSIAGKRAVKGRAVLLVDDVYTSGATAGACAKVLRRAGAAEIRLLCWARVLRDDEAQR from the coding sequence ATGGCTTCCTCCGCTGCCCGACTGCTGCGCATCGTCTGCTCGACGACGCTCGATGTCATCTTGCCGCCGCGCTGCCCCGGCTGCGGCCTGATCGTGGACGGCGATCATCGCTTTTGCGTCGATTGCTGGCAGAAGCTCGAATTTCTGGGCAGCCCCGCCTGTATGCGTTGTGCCGTGCCCCTTCCGCACGATCTCGGCGTCGATGCGATGTGCGGCGCATGCCATGCCGATCCGCCCGCATTTGATCGCGCCGCGGCCGCCGTCGCTTATGGCGAGGTCGCGCGAACGGTCGCCTTGCGGTTGAAATATGGTGGTCGGCCGGGTGTCGCGCGGATGATGGCGAAGCAGATGGCGCGGCTCGTCGGTGAGGTTCCTCCGGACACTCTGGTCGTGCCGGTGCCGCTGCATCGCTGGCGGCTATGGTCGCGGGGTTATAATCAGGCACTGCTGATCGCGCGGGGCGTCGCCGACCGGGCGGGGCTGGAGTGCGCCCCGGATCTGTTGATCCGGGCAAGGGCGACGCCGGTGCTGCGTGGCCTCGGCCGGAAGGATCGTGCCAAGGCGGTGGCGGGGGTCTTTGCAATGTCCATTGCCGGCAAGCGGGCGGTGAAGGGGCGGGCTGTGCTGCTGGTCGATGACGTCTATACCAGCGGTGCCACCGCCGGGGCCTGCGCCAAGGTGCTGCGACGGGCCGGCGCGGCCGAGATACGGCTGCTCTGCTGGGCGCGCGTCCTGCGCGACGATGAGGCGCAGCGTTGA
- a CDS encoding class I SAM-dependent methyltransferase gives MASSPPEPFDRRRRRARRDRALARFEDHGFLTHHIADELLARLEAIDRTFTRALVIGAGDGRIGEALRAKGLWVVIADAGFGAARAASGVQCDEDRLPFADGAFDLVISAGVLDSVNDVPGALLLARRVLRPDGLFMAGFLGAGSLPRLRAAMLQADFAGGGGVAPRIHPQIDVRSAGDLLARAGFALPVSDGEALDARYRGLDGLLADLRFGAQGGVLAGDRQPLGRMQAAAAHGAFLSEADEDGRVTETFEIVYLIGWAPDASQPKPARRGSAVASLASALKTKG, from the coding sequence ATGGCATCCTCCCCTCCCGAGCCGTTCGATCGCCGCCGCCGCCGCGCCCGCCGCGATCGCGCCCTCGCGCGTTTCGAGGATCATGGATTCCTGACCCATCACATCGCCGACGAGTTGCTCGCCCGCCTGGAAGCGATCGACCGGACCTTCACGCGTGCGCTGGTGATCGGCGCCGGCGATGGCCGGATCGGCGAGGCCCTCCGCGCCAAGGGGCTGTGGGTGGTCATTGCCGATGCCGGCTTTGGAGCGGCCAGGGCGGCCAGCGGTGTCCAGTGCGACGAAGACCGCTTGCCCTTCGCCGATGGCGCGTTCGATCTGGTGATCTCGGCGGGCGTGCTGGATAGCGTCAATGACGTCCCCGGCGCGCTGCTGCTCGCCCGCCGCGTGCTGCGGCCGGACGGGCTGTTCATGGCCGGCTTCCTCGGCGCCGGCAGCCTGCCGCGCCTGCGCGCCGCGATGCTCCAGGCCGATTTCGCGGGCGGCGGCGGGGTAGCGCCGCGCATCCATCCGCAGATCGACGTGCGTTCGGCCGGCGACCTGCTGGCGCGAGCCGGCTTCGCGCTGCCGGTGTCGGACGGCGAAGCGCTCGACGCGCGTTATCGCGGCCTCGACGGGCTGCTGGCCGATCTCCGTTTCGGCGCGCAGGGCGGCGTGTTGGCCGGCGACCGCCAGCCGCTCGGCCGGATGCAGGCTGCCGCCGCGCATGGCGCCTTCCTGTCCGAAGCCGACGAGGATGGGCGCGTCACCGAGACGTTCGAGATTGTCTACCTGATCGGATGGGCTCCCGACGCCTCGCAACCCAAGCCGGCCCGGCGTGGCAGCGCGGTGGCCTCGCTGGCCAGCGCGCTGAAGACCAAGGGATAG
- a CDS encoding (deoxy)nucleoside triphosphate pyrophosphohydrolase — translation MEPCFGLLLVSAAALIDADGRVLVQQRSQGALAGLWEFPGGKIEPGETPAGALVRELHEELGIDVEAACLAPAAFASEPLGARHLLLLLHVCRKWQGIPQPLEASALRWVRPVELHALDMPAPDRPLIGLLEALV, via the coding sequence ATGGAACCATGTTTCGGGTTATTACTGGTTTCGGCGGCGGCCTTGATCGATGCGGACGGACGCGTGCTGGTCCAGCAGCGTTCGCAGGGAGCGCTGGCGGGACTATGGGAGTTTCCAGGCGGCAAGATCGAGCCTGGCGAGACGCCGGCCGGGGCGCTGGTCCGCGAACTGCATGAGGAACTGGGCATCGATGTGGAGGCGGCATGTCTTGCGCCTGCCGCCTTTGCCAGCGAGCCGCTCGGCGCACGCCATCTTCTCCTGCTGCTCCATGTCTGCCGCAAGTGGCAGGGAATCCCGCAACCTCTGGAGGCGTCGGCGCTGCGGTGGGTGAGGCCGGTCGAACTCCATGCGCTCGACATGCCGGCACCGGACAGGCCGCTGATTGGGCTGCTCGAGGCGCTGGTCTAG
- a CDS encoding Flp family type IVb pilin, giving the protein MRKIRDFVRDERGGTLIEYGLILALIFVVMLVAVQSLAVHVTGTINHVKNDVLSSTDA; this is encoded by the coding sequence GTGCGGAAAATCCGCGATTTTGTACGCGATGAACGCGGAGGGACGCTCATTGAATATGGGCTCATTCTCGCGCTGATCTTCGTCGTCATGCTGGTCGCGGTCCAGTCTCTCGCCGTCCATGTCACCGGCACGATCAATCACGTCAAAAACGATGTCCTCTCCTCAACAGATGCTTAA
- a CDS encoding Flp family type IVb pilin has translation MRKLLKNNKGATAIEYGLIAALIAVAAISAMSALGSNLKNTFNKVSTNMASTG, from the coding sequence ATGCGCAAGCTTCTGAAGAACAACAAGGGTGCCACCGCCATCGAGTACGGCCTGATCGCCGCTCTGATCGCCGTCGCCGCGATTTCCGCGATGAGCGCGCTCGGCTCGAATCTGAAGAACACCTTCAACAAGGTGTCGACGAACATGGCTTCGACCGGCTGA
- a CDS encoding acetyl-CoA carboxylase carboxyltransferase subunit alpha: MMFLDFEKPIAELRTRVAELRDTADSGSLDIEQEVQKLEAKADKMLRDTYAKLTPWQKTQVARHPQRPHLKDYIAGFVDDFMPLAGDRAFSDDQAIIGGFGQIGGRRVMVIGHEKGEDTATRLKHNFGMAKPEGYRKAIRLLELADRFGLPVVTLVDTSGAFPGVQAEERGQAEAIARSTEACLALGVPMVSAVVGEGGSGGAIALAAANRVLMFEHAVYSVISPEGCASILWRTAEKAADAADAMKITAQDLEKLGVVDRIVPEPVGGAHRDRAAAVAALGVALGEELDALAPLSAAEVRQRRRDKFLSIG; this comes from the coding sequence ATGATGTTTCTCGATTTCGAAAAGCCGATCGCCGAACTGCGCACCCGCGTGGCGGAGCTGCGTGACACCGCCGATTCGGGCTCGCTCGATATCGAGCAGGAGGTGCAGAAGCTGGAGGCCAAGGCCGACAAGATGCTGCGGGATACCTATGCCAAGCTGACGCCGTGGCAGAAGACCCAGGTCGCGCGGCATCCGCAGCGCCCGCATCTCAAGGATTATATCGCCGGTTTCGTCGACGATTTCATGCCGCTCGCTGGCGACCGCGCCTTTTCCGACGATCAGGCGATCATCGGCGGCTTCGGCCAGATCGGCGGGCGCCGGGTGATGGTGATCGGCCATGAGAAGGGCGAGGATACCGCGACCCGGCTCAAGCATAATTTCGGCATGGCCAAGCCCGAAGGCTATCGCAAGGCGATCCGGCTGCTCGAACTGGCCGATCGCTTCGGGCTGCCGGTGGTGACATTGGTCGACACCTCGGGAGCCTTTCCCGGCGTGCAGGCTGAAGAACGCGGGCAGGCGGAAGCGATTGCGCGCTCCACCGAGGCCTGTCTGGCGCTCGGCGTGCCGATGGTATCGGCCGTGGTGGGCGAGGGCGGCTCCGGCGGTGCGATCGCGCTGGCGGCGGCGAACCGCGTCTTGATGTTCGAACATGCGGTGTATTCGGTGATCTCGCCCGAAGGCTGCGCCTCGATCCTGTGGCGCACGGCCGAGAAGGCCGCCGATGCCGCCGATGCGATGAAGATCACCGCGCAGGATCTGGAAAAGCTCGGCGTCGTCGATCGGATCGTGCCGGAACCGGTGGGCGGTGCGCATCGCGATCGGGCGGCGGCGGTCGCAGCACTCGGCGTAGCGCTCGGCGAAGAGCTGGATGCGCTTGCGCCTCTATCGGCGGCCGAAGTTCGGCAGCGCCGCCGGGACAAGTTCCTCTCCATCGGCTGA
- a CDS encoding tyrosine-type recombinase/integrase, protein MRPGAAFAQGEDARAIERFLEALAAEAGASRNTLLAYGTDLRSASAVLEGALGTAGPDQLGRLGEQWSGLARATIARKSAALRRFYRFLMDEGERADDPSVALPRGQVRRPLPRILSHADVDRLFAVLEKRVADPGRPEDLRAAALVELLYGSGLRATELVSLPRAAIRSGQPFLILKGKGGRERLAPISERALAAVEAWRALVPAGQPWLFPSGKAYLSRVRLYQLIRALGAEAGIPPDRISPHVLRHAFATHLLEGGADLRALQTMLGHADIATTQIYTHVDNRRLIALVNERHPLADGSAAESASVDDPEQAA, encoded by the coding sequence ATGAGGCCGGGCGCGGCGTTCGCGCAGGGCGAGGACGCACGCGCCATCGAGCGCTTCCTGGAGGCGTTGGCTGCCGAAGCCGGGGCTTCGCGCAACACGCTGCTGGCTTATGGGACGGATCTGCGTAGCGCCTCGGCCGTGTTGGAGGGAGCGCTCGGCACTGCCGGCCCTGACCAACTCGGCAGGCTGGGCGAGCAATGGTCGGGTTTGGCCCGGGCGACGATCGCACGGAAATCGGCTGCACTGCGCCGTTTCTATCGCTTCCTGATGGATGAAGGCGAGCGGGCGGACGATCCGTCGGTCGCACTGCCGCGCGGACAGGTGCGACGTCCGCTGCCCCGGATTTTGAGTCATGCCGATGTCGACCGGCTGTTCGCGGTACTGGAAAAACGGGTGGCCGATCCTGGCAGGCCCGAGGATTTGCGCGCCGCCGCGCTGGTCGAACTGCTCTACGGATCGGGGCTTCGCGCGACCGAGCTGGTCTCGCTGCCGCGGGCGGCGATCCGTTCGGGCCAGCCCTTCCTGATCCTCAAGGGCAAGGGCGGGCGCGAACGGCTGGCGCCGATCTCGGAGCGTGCGCTGGCGGCAGTGGAGGCGTGGCGGGCGCTGGTGCCGGCGGGGCAGCCATGGCTCTTTCCCTCCGGCAAGGCGTATCTCAGCCGCGTAAGGCTCTATCAGCTGATTCGTGCGCTCGGCGCCGAGGCCGGCATCCCGCCCGATCGGATCAGCCCGCATGTCCTGCGCCACGCCTTCGCCACGCATCTGCTGGAAGGCGGTGCCGATCTGCGCGCCCTGCAGACCATGCTCGGTCATGCCGATATCGCGACGACGCAAATCTATACCCATGTCGATAATCGCAGGCTGATCGCGCTGGTGAACGAGCGCCATCCGCTGGCGGATGGCAGCGCGGCCGAATCGGCGTCCGTTGACGACCCGGAGCAGGCGGCCTAA
- a CDS encoding shikimate kinase, with product MPQTPPPQRPASASLPKRRPLVLVGLMGVGKSTVGRRLATRLHLPFIDADREIEQAAGLSIPDIFARFGEEGFRDGERRVIARLIDGHPKVIATGGGAFMNDDTRALILARATAIWLDADIDVLVERVSRRDDRPLLRDRDPREALIELSAKRNPIYALAPVHIRSEPLPHDATVDSILKALAL from the coding sequence ATGCCGCAAACCCCGCCCCCGCAACGCCCCGCCTCAGCGTCGCTGCCGAAACGCCGGCCCCTTGTGCTGGTGGGGCTGATGGGCGTCGGAAAATCCACCGTCGGCCGCCGGCTCGCGACGCGTTTGCACCTGCCGTTCATCGATGCAGACCGCGAAATCGAGCAGGCCGCCGGCCTCTCCATCCCCGACATTTTCGCGCGTTTCGGCGAGGAGGGCTTCCGGGACGGCGAACGCCGGGTGATCGCCCGGCTGATCGACGGTCATCCCAAGGTCATCGCCACCGGCGGCGGTGCGTTCATGAACGACGACACCCGCGCTCTCATCCTCGCGCGCGCCACCGCCATATGGCTGGATGCCGATATCGACGTCCTGGTCGAGCGGGTCAGCCGGCGCGACGACCGTCCCTTGCTGCGCGACCGCGATCCGAGGGAGGCGCTGATCGAGCTTTCGGCCAAGCGCAACCCGATCTACGCGCTTGCTCCCGTCCATATCCGTTCCGAACCGCTGCCGCATGACGCGACCGTGGATTCGATCCTGAAGGCGCTCGCGCTATGA